In a genomic window of Meriones unguiculatus strain TT.TT164.6M chromosome 8, Bangor_MerUng_6.1, whole genome shotgun sequence:
- the LOC110554094 gene encoding cytochrome P450 2D3 isoform X1, giving the protein MELLGGTGLWPVAIFTVIFILLVDLMHRRRRWTAGYPPGPVPWPVLGNLLQVDLENMPYSLYKLRNRYGDVFSLQMAWRPMVVVNGLKAVKEVLVTCGEDTADRPELPIFQQNGYGPKAKGVVFAPYGPEWREQRRFSVSTLRNFGLGRKSLEQWVTEEAGHLCEAFSDHAGRPVSPYMLLNKAVCNVIASLIYAHRFDYGDPYFIKMLKIMEENMGENTGLLPEVLNMFPVLLRIPGLFDKVFPGQKSFMSMVDKLITEHKRTWDPDQPARDLTDSFLAEMENAKGNPESTFNDANLRLVAADLFGAGIVTTSVTLTWALLLMILHPDVQRRVQQEIDEVIGQARRPEMADQARMPYTNAVVHEVQRFADIVPLNLPHLASCDIEVQGFRIPKGTMLIPNLSSVLKDETVWEKPLQFHPEHFLDAQGHFVKHEAFMPFSAGACGVPGSLCLPRVLWRIEIQSRPRLTDPLSHPQAAEHAWGSPWPAWSSSCSSPASCSALASWCPRDSPGPVTMASLCFWYSHCPTSSVQSLVSMNQIPVWPQA; this is encoded by the exons ATGGAGCTGCTGGGCGGGACTGGCCTGTGGCCTGTGGCCATCTTCACGGTCATCTTCATATTGCTGGTAGACCTGATGCATAGGCGCCGGCGCTGGACTGCGGGCTACCCACCAGGCCCTGTGCCATGGCCTGTCCTAGGTAACCTGCTGCAGGTGGACTTAGAGAACATGCCATACAGCTTGTACAAG CTTCGAAACCGCTATGGTGACGTGTTCAGCCTGCAGATGGCCTGGAGGCCAATGGTTGTGGTCAATGGACTGAAAGCCGTGAAGGAAGTGTTGGTGACCTGTGGAGAGGACACTGCTGACcgccctgagctgcccatctttCAGCAAAATGGCTATGGACCCAAAGCTAAAG GTGTGGTTTTTGCACCTTACGGGCCCGAGTGGCGAGAGCAGCGGAGATTCTCTGTGTCCACCCTGCGCAACTTCGGCCTGGGCAGGAAATCTCTGGAGCAGTGGGTGACAGAGGAGGCTGGCCACCTCTGTGAGGCCTTCAGCGACCATGCTG GGAGACCCGTCAGTCCCTACATGCTCCTGAACAAAGCTGTGTGCAATGTGATCGCATCCCTCATTTATGCCCATCGCTTTGACTATGGAGACCCTTACTTCATCAAGATGCTAAAAATAATGGAAGAAAATATGGGAGAGAATACAGGCTTGCTTCCTGAG GTTCTGAACATGTTCCCAGTTCTCCTGCGCATCCCAGGGCTGTTCGACAAGGTTTTCCCTGGGCAAAAGTCATTCATGAGCATGGTGGACAAGCTGATAACTGAGCACAAGAGGACTTGGGACCCTGACCAGCCAGCTCGAGACCTGACTGACTCCTTCCTGGCTGAGATGGAAAAT GCAAAGGGGAACCCTGAGAGCACCTTCAATGATGCAAATCTACGACTGGTTGCTGCTGACCTGTTTGGTGCTGGAATTGTGACCACATCAGTCACGCTAACCTGGGCCCTGCTGCTCATGATCCTGCACCCGGATGTGCAGC GCCGAGTCCAGCAGGAGATTGATGAAGTCATAGGGCAGGCGCGgcgtccagagatggctgaccaGGCCCGCATGCCCTACACCAATGCTGTGGTCCATGAGGTGCAGCGCTTTGCAGACATCGTCCCACTGAATTTGCCACACCTGGCCTCTTGTGACATCGAAGTGCAGGGCTTCCGCATCCCCAAG GGGACAATGCTCATCCCCAACCTGTCCTCCGTGCTGAAGGATGAGACTGTGTGGGAGAAGCCCCTCCAGTTCCATCCTGAACACTTCCTGGATGCCCAGGGCCACTTTGTGAAGCATGAGGCCTTCATGCCATTCTCAGCAGGTGCCTGTGGGGTGCCTGgctccctctgtcttcccaggGTGCTGTGGAGGATAGAGATCCAATCAAGACCCAGACTGACTGATCCCCTTTCCCACCCACAGGCCGCCGAGCATGCCTGGGGGAGCCCCTGGCCCGCATGGAGCTCTTCCTGTTCTTCACCTGCCTCCTGCAGCGCTTTAGCTTCTTGGTGCCCAAGGGACAGCCCAGGCCCAGTGACCATGGCATCTTTATGTTTCTGGTATTCCCATTGCCCTACCAGCTCTGTGCAGTCCCTCGTTAGCATGAATCAAATTCCAGTCTGGCCTCAAGCTTAG
- the LOC110554094 gene encoding cytochrome P450 2D3 isoform X2, with protein MELLGGTGLWPVAIFTVIFILLVDLMHRRRRWTAGYPPGPVPWPVLGNLLQVDLENMPYSLYKLRNRYGDVFSLQMAWRPMVVVNGLKAVKEVLVTCGEDTADRPELPIFQQNGYGPKAKGVVFAPYGPEWREQRRFSVSTLRNFGLGRKSLEQWVTEEAGHLCEAFSDHAGRPVSPYMLLNKAVCNVIASLIYAHRFDYGDPYFIKMLKIMEENMGENTGLLPEVLNMFPVLLRIPGLFDKVFPGQKSFMSMVDKLITEHKRTWDPDQPARDLTDSFLAEMENAKGNPESTFNDANLRLVAADLFGAGIVTTSVTLTWALLLMILHPDVQRRVQQEIDEVIGQARRPEMADQARMPYTNAVVHEVQRFADIVPLNLPHLASCDIEVQGFRIPKGTMLIPNLSSVLKDETVWEKPLQFHPEHFLDAQGHFVKHEAFMPFSAGRRACLGEPLARMELFLFFTCLLQRFSFLVPKGQPRPSDHGIFMFLVFPLPYQLCAVPR; from the exons ATGGAGCTGCTGGGCGGGACTGGCCTGTGGCCTGTGGCCATCTTCACGGTCATCTTCATATTGCTGGTAGACCTGATGCATAGGCGCCGGCGCTGGACTGCGGGCTACCCACCAGGCCCTGTGCCATGGCCTGTCCTAGGTAACCTGCTGCAGGTGGACTTAGAGAACATGCCATACAGCTTGTACAAG CTTCGAAACCGCTATGGTGACGTGTTCAGCCTGCAGATGGCCTGGAGGCCAATGGTTGTGGTCAATGGACTGAAAGCCGTGAAGGAAGTGTTGGTGACCTGTGGAGAGGACACTGCTGACcgccctgagctgcccatctttCAGCAAAATGGCTATGGACCCAAAGCTAAAG GTGTGGTTTTTGCACCTTACGGGCCCGAGTGGCGAGAGCAGCGGAGATTCTCTGTGTCCACCCTGCGCAACTTCGGCCTGGGCAGGAAATCTCTGGAGCAGTGGGTGACAGAGGAGGCTGGCCACCTCTGTGAGGCCTTCAGCGACCATGCTG GGAGACCCGTCAGTCCCTACATGCTCCTGAACAAAGCTGTGTGCAATGTGATCGCATCCCTCATTTATGCCCATCGCTTTGACTATGGAGACCCTTACTTCATCAAGATGCTAAAAATAATGGAAGAAAATATGGGAGAGAATACAGGCTTGCTTCCTGAG GTTCTGAACATGTTCCCAGTTCTCCTGCGCATCCCAGGGCTGTTCGACAAGGTTTTCCCTGGGCAAAAGTCATTCATGAGCATGGTGGACAAGCTGATAACTGAGCACAAGAGGACTTGGGACCCTGACCAGCCAGCTCGAGACCTGACTGACTCCTTCCTGGCTGAGATGGAAAAT GCAAAGGGGAACCCTGAGAGCACCTTCAATGATGCAAATCTACGACTGGTTGCTGCTGACCTGTTTGGTGCTGGAATTGTGACCACATCAGTCACGCTAACCTGGGCCCTGCTGCTCATGATCCTGCACCCGGATGTGCAGC GCCGAGTCCAGCAGGAGATTGATGAAGTCATAGGGCAGGCGCGgcgtccagagatggctgaccaGGCCCGCATGCCCTACACCAATGCTGTGGTCCATGAGGTGCAGCGCTTTGCAGACATCGTCCCACTGAATTTGCCACACCTGGCCTCTTGTGACATCGAAGTGCAGGGCTTCCGCATCCCCAAG GGGACAATGCTCATCCCCAACCTGTCCTCCGTGCTGAAGGATGAGACTGTGTGGGAGAAGCCCCTCCAGTTCCATCCTGAACACTTCCTGGATGCCCAGGGCCACTTTGTGAAGCATGAGGCCTTCATGCCATTCTCAGCAG GCCGCCGAGCATGCCTGGGGGAGCCCCTGGCCCGCATGGAGCTCTTCCTGTTCTTCACCTGCCTCCTGCAGCGCTTTAGCTTCTTGGTGCCCAAGGGACAGCCCAGGCCCAGTGACCATGGCATCTTTATGTTTCTGGTATTCCCATTGCCCTACCAGCTCTGTGCAGTCCCTCGTTAG